The following proteins are encoded in a genomic region of Salvelinus namaycush isolate Seneca chromosome 12, SaNama_1.0, whole genome shotgun sequence:
- the LOC120057129 gene encoding lysophosphatidic acid receptor 6-like, with protein sequence MYNSTLETDGISSLGLSQNNMSCIKSDGFKYTMYTSVFSLVFIVGLLFNIVAVYIFACTLKLRNETTTYMMNLVVSDLLFVLTLPFRIFYFINRDWPFGRVLCQLSVSLFYTNMYGSILFLTCISVDRFLAIVYPFRSQALRTKRNAKLACCAVWVLVLSGSLPTGFLLDTTSLRNKNSNSSVNYCFENFSNKQWQSSLSKVVVFIETVGFLIPLLLNVFCSVSVLQTLRQPQAISRGGQLNKTKILRMIVVHLLIFCFCFIPYNVNLVFYALVRTKLLKGCIVESVVRTIYPITLCIAVTNCCFDPVIYYFTSETIQNSIKRKSMAVRNNKMSVGLQTDTLKSQSTMQNNLTTLREKVFHNESTV encoded by the coding sequence ATGTATAACAGCACTCTAGAGACTGATGGCATCAGTTCTCTAGGCTTGAGCCAAAACAACATGAGCTGCATTAAGAGTGACGGCTTCAAGTACACCATGTACACCTCAGTCTTCAGCCTGGTCTTCATAGTCGGGTTGCTCTTCAACATAGTCGCAGTCTACATCTTTGCCTGCACGCTGAAGCTGCGCAACGAGACCACCACCTACATGATGAACCTGGTGGTGTCCGACCTGCTCTTCGTCCTCACCCTGCCATTCAGGATCTTCTACTTCATCAACAGAGACTGGCCATTCGGCAGGGTGCTCTGCCAGctctcagtctccctcttctACACCAACATGTACGGCAGCATCCTCTTCCTCACCTGCATCAGCGTGGACCGCTTCCTGGCCATCGTCTACCCATTCCGATCACAGGCGCTGCGGACAAAACGGAACGCCAAGCTGGCCTGCTGTGCCGTGTGGGTGTTGGTGCTGTCTGGCAGCCTGCCGACAGGCTTCCTCCTGGACACCACCTCGCTCAGAAACAAAAACTCAAATTCCTCCGTCAACTACTGCTTCGAGAACTTCTCCAACAAGCAGTGGCAGTCCAGTCTGTCCAAGGTGGTGGTGTTTATTGAGACAGTGGGATTCCTGATTCCGTTGTTACTCAACGTCTTCTGCTCGGTCTCGGTCCTCCAAACACTGCGCCAGCCCCAGGCCATCAGCCGGGGCGGCCAGCTCAACAAGACGAAGATCCTGAGAATGATCGTGGTTCATCTTCTCATTTTCTGCTTCTGCTTCATCCCTTATAATGTCAATCTGGTGTTCTATGCCCTGGTCCGCACCAAGCTGCTGAAAGGCTGCATTGTGGAGTCAGTGGTGAGGACCATCTACCCTATCACCCTCTGCATTGCGGTCACCAACTGCTGTTTCGACCCAGTCATCTACTACTTTACATCTGAGACCATCCAGAACTCCATCAAACGGAAGTCGATGGCAGTTCGCAACAATAAGATGTCCGTGGGGCTTCAGACGGACACGCTGAAGAGCCAGAGCACCATGCAGAACAACCTGACGACTCTGAGAGAAAAAGTATTTCACAACGAATCCACTGTGTGA